One window of Vicia villosa cultivar HV-30 ecotype Madison, WI unplaced genomic scaffold, Vvil1.0 ctg.000458F_1_1, whole genome shotgun sequence genomic DNA carries:
- the LOC131628498 gene encoding uncharacterized oxidoreductase At1g06690, chloroplastic, with amino-acid sequence MALHVNSGCFTIMGHSRIQRIRAVASEGSSTLKTVEDKVKLGGSDLKVTTIGIGAWSWGDTTYWNNNQWNDRNEKAARDAFNASIDGGLTFFDTAEVYGSGLSFGAINSETLLGRFIKERKERDPNVDVAVATKYAALPWRLGRQSVISALKDSLGRLGMTSVDVYQLHWPGVWGNEGYIDGLGDAVEKGLVKAVGVSNYSEKRLREAYKRLKERGIPLASNQVNYSLIYRTPEENGVKATCDELGISLIAYSPIAQGVLTGKYTPEKPPSGPRGRIYTPEFLTKLKPLLNKITEIGDKYNKTPTQVSLNWLVAQGNVIPIPGAKTAEQAEEFKGALGWRLNNDEVAELRSLASKVKPVIGFPVEKL; translated from the exons ATGGCTCTTCATGTAAACAGTGGCTGTTTTACTATAATGGGCCACTCTAGAATTCAAAGAATAAGAGCTGTTGCTTCAGAAGGTTCTTCTACTCTTAAGACAGTTGAAGACAAGGTGAAATTGGGTGGCTCTGATTTGAAGGTAACTACAATTGGAATTGGTGCTTGGTCTTGGGGTGATACTACTTACTGGAACAATAATCAATGGAATG ATAGAAATGAGAAGGCTGCTAGAGATGCATTCAATGCGAGTATTGATGGGGGTCTAACATTTTTCGACACTGCTGAAGTTTATGGTTCTGGG CTTTCTTTCGGAGCCATCAATTCAGAAACCCTTCTTGGAAG ATTTattaaagagagaaaagaaagggATCCGAATGTTGATGTTGCAGTTGCAACCAAGTATGCTGCACTACCATGGAGATTAGGCCGTCAAAGTGTTATCAGTGCGCTTAAAGATTCACTCGGTCGACTTGGAATGACTTCAGTGGATGTGTATCAGCTTCATTG GCCGGGAGTATGGGGAAATGAAG GTTATATTGATGGTCTAGGTGATGCTGTTGAAAAGGGACTTGTAAAGGCCGTTGGTGTTTCGAACTATAGTG AAAAACGACTCCGAGAAGCTTACAAAAGGTTAAAGGAGAGAGGTATTCCATTGGCTTCAAACCAAGTAAACTACAGCCTTATCTATAGGACCCCTGAAGAAAACGGTGTGAAGGCTACCTGTGATGAACTCGGGATTTCATTGATCGCCTATTCACCAATAGCTCAAG GTGTTCTAACCGGGAAGTATACTCCTGAAAAGCCCCCAAGTGGACCTCGAGGCAGAATTTATACTCCTGAATTCCTTACAAAG CTCAAACCTTTGCTGAACAAGATCACTGAAATAGGAGACAAGTACAACAAAACTCCTACACAGGTATCCCTTAACTGGCTTGTGGCTCAAGGCAACGTTATACCGATTCCTGGTGCTAAGACAGCAGAACAAGCTGAAGAATTTAAAGGCGCACTTGGGTGGAGATTGAACAACGATGAAGTAGCTGAGTTACGAAGTTTGGCTTCCAAAGTTAAGCCTGTTATTGGTTTTCCAGTTGAAAAACTCTGA